A region from the Drosophila mauritiana strain mau12 chromosome 2L, ASM438214v1, whole genome shotgun sequence genome encodes:
- the LOC117147334 gene encoding homeotic protein female sterile isoform X3, translating into MSIAAAENAGLSPSDLPDHWASGTSNPSTSTSSSSSSISASGSNNSGNHNNKYNSGNISVCNLPRSSPAAATAAVTLSSAAGGIGSNLLSGLHHGLAPGTHPLQRATAASGGGAGAGGVAGASTAAALTLQQHQHQQQQQQQQQAQQQHQHQHQHQQQAQQQQLAYQHQQLQQQIISHRSIQNKAAATAAAQTANLAAALQRSAAIMNAVASPISANSANSATSGRKIRRKTDSKVNLPQSQINKCNNEKRRREAENGYIEQLSEILTLNKRGDMTSTKPDKAAILNQVVRTYREICDKGQNRDISSTSTNNNNSTTTTNNNTNSNNNNNTSKSQATSTRCSRCATDNCSIHPVQQGEVSSTEPPLPEPSLLLGQVPEISAYFEALEHYISGVGWVLLQVNANGIIESCTQNIRDLIGYEKQELYHQPLYMYLYSGDHAKLEPIINTMYNNPNGGTSNSGNNSGPGGSSAGTSAGVWGDLEELNNGNASQGSNSSGAGGLGGAGGAAAGKKRSISTKVRMLVKDTRTSTQTSSNCEEKPLRQSGHQDKYEEVVLIAAPVKDDADASSSVLCLITRPEDESPLEINIQQHVQQQPIEQMTFKLDIHGKILTLDPTALREPFKQHLQTWVGRLWQDLCHPHDLSTLKSHLRDIQDSASANSPGAGAGTSVVSRPFRLRLGAPDVYVHVKANSRLFLNQTPGEGDFIMSVQTLLNSENDMNSNNTGAGSGGLGLGQLCAMAPSPSLASSLLSSLSMDGLHGGTGSGSSSSPAASGMLPTHLLGGLVGGGQQGGGGNSTQTTSVGGPLMSSAIINGTGLQQQQQQQQRSGASSSASSSANALVNAFTASPAAAEHSFYGSDTFEFDIAAHSSSFELDPSGGVGAWTDSRPNSRASVATPVSTPRPPSGHGFSPAVCASPATPYQLSSHSAASLPSPQSNASAGGGNYGGFNFHSFDSSDVKPEKDVQQQQNQQQSNNNSSSSNPLLGGGLPNGVGGMLLSQQQQQQQQTPPQQQQQQQESSERLRHLLTKSQSMAGGLGGLGDDEKYFKPEGSEEEKHTSGGFKMGGQTGGMGMFGPMGSMGRGVGNSSMLHKAGNSQNPMLLKLLNEKSEDDDGNGSGGGPGSMNNSRQSELMRQLKNPDGGSHGMHRNSASGNMSTEDLKAMLKIQSDPSLNRKRSLNEPDDDPSAKRSEDKPSKLCTQNKMLAKLLQNPPKIPKAPNPEQPLQVKTLPDITSSTVSSTLAAPGNLISAGSTGPKAAANRNRKQQQQQQQQQQQQQQQQVAGIPSQQQQQQPNDVYLSQQQQQQLQPPQLAFQHQQLATTATTSITTAASTSAAAAAAAAILGEGDSELSKLLDSVMEYYPDDTPIVTNAPSEASAINDIQKSLMLDVESAAFGNDLNQQLMMSQQQQHQQQQQQQQLLALQLAQQQQQQRQQHLQQPPAYPGMLNMQQQQHQQQQQQNQQHIMQRLEAMRNQGNQGFQRPPPMYPARGRGPMNAVATPGGVVLPAQQQLRNMRQQHLAAAQQKERLLQQQQKQQLLVPENATGMNAGLNNIGSLLNTTGAPNVSLSRTNLPSDAQLSPNFAQTLMQQQLSPGRSAPYSPQPNQGYAPQFPQPGQRLSPQQQQQLSQQQQNNVQQQQLAYQQQQVGDGGRSNTPFGSNSGMQSPGMQNSPQQWGAGGGGGGGPGGPLPSGNAGRTLQQHNPMLIAQLQGVSPYNARQYQQNQRRGLNSPGAVGPGGNPAAQAALQRQNSFQGQGGGGATTPDGSGVGFGGPQSPYGSNVNVFQQQQLQRLQRQGSVPQATQHLPAGGGGSVAGGNANSEFVKQELRAVVSVRAQQAAAAATGGAGVGGGVAQRGQTPQSPLQQGSVIGGGGGIVGGVNSTNTMGNVTPTGSGNVSNSMLNTPPDPTLSFSFETPDFFTSSATR; encoded by the exons GCACAAACGGCAAATCTTGCTGCTGCCCTGCAGCGATCGGCTGCCATTATGAATGCGGTGGCATCGCCGATCTCAGCCAACTCTGCCAACTCAGCGACGTCCGGCCGAAAGATACGGCGCAAGACGGATTCAAAGGTCAATCTG CCCCAATCACAGATCAACAAATGCAACAATGAGAAGCGACGTCGCGAGGCGGAGAATGGCTATATCGAGCAGCTGTCGGAGATATTGACGCTGAACAAGCGTGGAGATATGACCTCAACGAAACCGGACAAGGCGGCTATACTAAACCAAGTGGTTCGAACG TATCGTGAGATTTGTGACAAGGGCCAAAACCGTGATATATCCTCAACGTCgacgaacaacaacaactccaCGACAACGACCAACAACAACACGaatagcaacaataacaacaacaccagcaaATCGCAAGCAACCTCAACACGCTGCAGCCGCTGTGCCACGGACAACTGCTCAATCCATCCGGTACAACAGGGCGAGGTCTCGTCGACGGAACCACCTCTTCCAGAGCCATCACTCCTGCTCGGCCAGGTGCCAGAGATATCGGCGTACTTTGAGGCACTCGAGCACTACATCAGCGGCGTCGGCTGGGTCCTGCTGCAGGTGAACGCCAACGGCATCATTGAGTCCTGCACGCAGAACATCCGCGACCTGATCGGCTATGAGAAGCAGGAGCTGTACCACCAGCCGCTCTACATGTACCTCTATTCGGGGGATCACGCCAAGCTAGAGCCGATCATCAACACAATGTACAACAATCCGAATGGCGGAACTAGCAATTCCGGCAATAACTCTGGTCCAGGTGGCAGTTCTGCTGGCACCTCAGCGGGCGTGTGGGGCGATCTCGAGGAGCTGAACAACGGCAATGCCTCACAGGGCTCCAATTCCAGCGGAGCGGGCGGCCTAGGCGGAGCAGGTGGCGCTGCGGCCGGCAAGAAGCGCAGCATCTCCACCAAGGTGCGCATGCTAGTCAAAGACACGCGCACTTCCACTCAAACGTCGTCAAACTGCGAGGAGAAGCCACTGAGGCAGTCCGGCCATCAGGACAAGTACGAGGAGGTGGTCCTTATAGCGGCACCAGTCAAGG ACGATGCCGATGCCAGCAGCTCGGTGCTGTGCCTGATCACACGACCGGAGGATGAGTCGCCCTTGGAGATCAACATTCAGCAGCacgtgcagcagcagccgatCGAGCAGATGACCTTCAAGCTGGACATCCACGGCAAAATACTCACTCTCGATCCCACGGCACTGCGGGAGCCGTTCAAGCAGCACCTGCAGACGTGGGTGGGACGCCTGTGGCAGGACCTGTGTCACCCACACGACCTATCCACTCTCAAGTCGCACCTCCGCGACATACAGGACTCGGCCAGCGCCAATTCGCCGGGTGCTGGGGCAGGTACCAGTGTGGTATCGCGACCGTTCCGTCTAAGATTAGGAGCACCGGATGTATACGTGCATGTGAAGGCAAACTCGAGACTGTTCCTCAACCAGACGCCTGGTGAGGGCGACTTTATAATGTCCGTGCAGACGCTGCTCAACTCGGAGAACGACATGAACAGCAATAACACTGGAGCGGGCAGTGGAGGACTGGGCTTGGGTCAACTATGCGCCATGGCACCGAGTCCCTCACTTGCCAGCTCACTGCTCAGCAGCCTTTCCATGGATGGTCTGCACGGAGGAACCGGTTCGGGATCCTCGTCTTCGCCAGCGGCCTCTGGCATGTTGCCCACCCATCTGCTGGGCGGACTCGTGGGCGGCGGTCAACAGGGCGGCGGTGGCAACAGCACGCAGACCACAAGCGTGGGCGGACCGCTGATGAGTAGCGCGATTATCAACGGCACCggactgcagcagcaacaacagcagcagcagcgatcCGGCGCCAGCTCATCGGCCAGCTCCTCCGCGAATGCGCTGGTTAACGCGTTTACCGCTTCGCCAGCGGCAGCGGAGCACAGCTTCTACGGAAGCGATACCTTCGAATTCGACATTGCAGCACATTCCTCCTCATTCGAACTGGATCCCAGCGGCGGTGTGGGAGCCTGGACGGATTCGCGTCCCAACTCGCGAGCCTCTGTGGCCACGCCCGTTAGCACGCCGCGCCCTCCGTCTGGACACGGATTTAGTCCGGCTGTTTGCGCTTCTCCGGCCACGCCCTATCAGCTCTCCTCGCACTCCGCCGCCAGCCTGCCCTCGCCGCAGTCAAATGCCAGTGCTGGCGGAGGCAACTACGGTGGCTTCAACTTCCACTCCTTCGATTCAAGCGATGTAAAGCCCGAGAAGGAtgtccagcaacaacaaaaccaGCAGCAGTCAAACAACAATAGCAGCAGTAGCAACCCACTATTGGGCGGCGGTTTGCCGAATGGAGTGGGTGGAATGCTGCtttcccagcagcagcagcagcaacagcagacaccaccgcaacagcagcagcagcaacaggaatCCTCAGAGCGATTGCGCCATTTGCTGACCAAGTCACAGAGCATGGCCGGCGGTCTGGGAGGACTGGGCGATGATGAGAAG TACTTCAAGCCAGAGGGCAGCGAGGAGGAGAAGCACACCAGCGGTGGCTTCAAGATGGGTGGCCAGACCGGAGGGATGGGAATGTTTGGACCCATGGGATCGATGGGGCGTGGTGTCGGCAACTCAAGTATGCTGCACAAGGCAGGCAATTCCCAGAACCCCATGCTGCTCAAG CTACTCAACGAGAAGTCCGAGGACGATGATGGCAACGGATCGGGTGGTGGGCCAGGTTCTATGAACAACTCCCGGCAGAGCGAGCTGATGCGCCAGCTGAAGAATCCGGATGGTGGCAGCCATGGCATGCACCGTAACAGTGCCAGCGGCAACATGAGCACCGAGGATCTAAAAGCCATGCTCAAAATCCAAAGCGATCCATCGCTGAACAGAAAGCGATCGCTAAATGAGCCCGATGATGATCCCTCTGCCAAACGGTCGGAGGACAAGCCCAGCAAATTGTGCACGCAGAACAAGATGTTGGCCAAGCTACTGCAGAATCCGCCAAAGATACCCAAAGCACCCAATCCCGAGCAGCCACTGCAAGTGAAGACGCTGCCGGACATCACCAGCTCCACGGTGAGCAGCACGCTAGCCGCTCCGGGTAACCTCATTAGCGCTGGCAGCACGGGACCCAAAGCGGCAGCCAATCGCAAccgaaagcagcagcaacagcagcagcagcaacaacaacagcagcagcagcaacaggtcGCCGGCATTCCttcccagcagcaacaacagcagccaaACGATGTCTACCTcagtcagcagcagcaacagcaactccAGCCGCCGCAGCTGGCCttccagcaccagcaactgGCGACCACAGCAACTACCTCAATTACCACAGCGGCCTCCACTTCGGCTGCAgctgcggcagcggcggccaTTCTGGGCGAAGGCGACTCGGAGCTGTCCAAGTTGCTGGACAGCGTAATGGAGTATTATCCAGATGATACTCCCATCGTGACCAATGCCCCATCCGAGGCCTCGGCAATCAACGACATTCAAAAGTCGCTGATGCTAGACGTGGAGTCGGCGGCCTTTGGAAACGATCTAAACCAGCAGCTTATGAtgagccagcagcaacagcatcagcaacaacagcagcagcaacagctgctgGCGTTGCAGcttgcccagcagcagcagcaacagcgacaGCAGCATCTGCAGCAGCCCCCTGCCTATCCGGGAATGCTCaacatgcaacagcagcaacaccaacagcaacaacagcaaaatcAGCAACACATCATGCAGCGTCTGGAAGCCATGCGGAATCAGGGCAACCAGGGTTTCCAGCGACCTCCACCCATGTATCCCGCCCGCGGTCGTGGACCCATGAATGCGGTGGCCACTCCGGGAGGCGTCGTGTTGCCTGCCCAACAGCAACTGCGGAACATGCGGCAACAGCACTTGGCAGCCGCACAGCAGAAGGAGCGTTTattgcagcaacagcaaaagcagcaatTGCTCGTTCCTGAGAATGCGA CTGGCATGAATGCGGGCTTGAACAACATTGGCTCGCTTCTCAACACGACGGGAGCTCCAAATGTGTCCCTATCCCGCACGAATCTGCCCTCAGATGCCCAGCTCAGTCCAAACTTTGCTCAGACCctgatgcagcagcagctcagtCCCGGTCGTAGCGCGCCCTACAGCCCGCAGCCCAACCAAG GCTATGCCCCTCAGTTCCCGCAACCTGGCCAACGACTCTccccgcagcagcagcagcaactcagccagcagcaacagaacaatgtccagcagcaacagttggcctaccagcagcaacaggttGGCGATGGCGGACGGTCCAACACTCCGTTCGGCTCGAACTCGGGAATGCAGTCGCCGGGCATGCAGAATAGTCCTCAGCAGTGGGGAgctggcggcggaggaggcggtggtCCCGGCGGTCCACTGCCGTCAGGCAATGCCGGTAGAACGCTGCAACAACACAACCCGATGCTCATTGCACAGCTGCAG GGCGTGAGTCCGTACAATGCGCGTCAATACCAACAGAACCAGAGACGAGGCCTCAATTCCCCAGGCGCAGTTGGACCCGGCGGCAATCCGGCGGCACAAGCGGCTCTGCAGCGGCAGAACTCGTTCCAGGGGCAGGGCGGTGGCGGGGCCACAACGCCCGATGGTTCCGGCGTGGGATTCGGCGGTCCACAGTCCCCCTACGGCAGCAATGTAAATGTTttccagcagcaacagttgcagcGACTGCAGCGACAGGGCAGCGTGCCACAGGCCACCCAACATTTGCCAG CTGGCGGTGGTGGCAGCGTAGCCGGTGGTAATGCCAACTCCGAATTCGTGAAGCAGGAGCTGCGCGCGGTGGTCAGTGTGCGGGCCCAGCAGGCGGCTGCGGCAGCCACCGGAGGAGCTGGAGTCGGAGGCGGCGTAGCTCAACGAGGACAGACGCCGCAGAGTCCGCTGCAGCAGGGCTCAGTGATCGGGGGTGGCGGTGGCATTGTGGGCGGAGTCAACAGTACAAACACCATGGGCAACGTCACGCCCACGGGCAGCGGCAATGTCAGCAACTCCATGCTCAACACGCCGCCGGACCCAACGCTGAGCTTCAGCTTCGAGACGC CGGACTTCTTCACCAGCAGCGCTACGAGGTGA